The Candidatus Zixiibacteriota bacterium genome contains the following window.
GCTTCCTCAAGAATCTCCTGACCTCGGGGATGAACGGCTTGATAATGATCAGAAACAGCAGAAACGGGATCGCTGCAATCGCAACCAGCAGCAGCGGCGGCCAGAGAAGAAAGACTGGCAGCCAGAGTCGGATTTTTCTGCAGCCTCTCTCTATGATCCGTATCCTGATTATTGCCGGCGGGAACATCATTCCTTCATCCTTTCCAGAGCCTCTTTGACTGAGATATCCCCATGCTCCAACTGCTCGAGAACTTCTGCATTGCTTGCGATAGGCTTGATCTCAACAAAGCTGAGTTGCTCAGATATCCGATTGAGTCTGTTCTTGATCGTCGGATAGCTGACACCGAACAGCTCCTCCATCTGCTTAATAGACCCGTGGCTTCGTACAAAGGCTGCCACAAACACCTGGTCTTCCGGAGCGAGTCTGGCGAGGGGTGGCAGCTCGAATTCACCTTCAATGGCAATGTCCTTCCCGGTGATCCGTACGCTCTCAACAATTATAGGCTCATCGCCCGTAAGTCGAGTCAACTCTTGCCATTCTTTAACCATATATCCTCCGATAATTGATTTTCTGAATTAATGTACGACTTATGATTAATAAAGTTGCGCGAAAAGTAGCATGTAATTGATTTTTCCTTATGATGCAGCTTAGAACCTCCAACACTGAAATCCCTGCTTCTGAAGTCGTTGTCATGCAAATTGTTACATGATTGCAGGGGAAGAGATCGTCTTGACGCGAC
Protein-coding sequences here:
- a CDS encoding DUF2089 domain-containing protein, coding for MVKEWQELTRLTGDEPIIVESVRITGKDIAIEGEFELPPLARLAPEDQVFVAAFVRSHGSIKQMEELFGVSYPTIKNRLNRISEQLSFVEIKPIASNAEVLEQLEHGDISVKEALERMKE